From Watersipora subatra chromosome 8, tzWatSuba1.1, whole genome shotgun sequence, a single genomic window includes:
- the LOC137402237 gene encoding caspase-9-like: MSEPVRGRVLIINNMNFRYGHGNRAGSQFDYRNLSMMFKDLKFDIAKSQAELTDLRAQDIYREIQIETAREEHKNLGMFVLVIMTHGTSGNHLLDIEGNMIPLIHIQDLLSPRNFPAMKGKPKLMILQACSGGRRDFGESRELLPSPISTITSSPTTESTTVSSTSVPQSTTVSSTSAPQSTTVNSTSAPQSPTISVPPPTTLNADDFFIMKASSESYMATKSCSHGAWFIRVLVATFYKHSSHRDIESLFKIIQSRVRQVSMADQNARSCDTQGGNVPTSSCTFTKLRKLYLFPGFRKDKD, encoded by the exons ATGAGTGAACCAGTGAGGGGCAGAGTTctaatcatcaacaatatgaATTTTCGCTATGGTCACGGTAACAGAGCTGGTTCCCAATTTGACTACAGAAATCTCAGCATGATGTTCAAAGACCTCAAGTTTGATATTGCCAAGTCACAGGCCGAATTAACAGACCTGCGAGCGCAG GATATCTACAGAGAGATACAGATTGAAACAGCGAGAGAGGAACACAAGAATCTGGGCATGTTTGTCCTAGTAATCATGACTCATGGTACGAGTGGTAACCATCTGCTGGATATCGAGGGCAACATGATTCCCTTAATCCATATCCAAGACCTTCTGTCTCCACGGAATTTCCCTGCTATGAAGGGCAAGCCTAAGTTGATGATCTTGCAAGCATGCTCAGGAG GGAGACGAGACTTTGGAGAAAGTAGAGAGCTTCTTCCTTCACCAATATCTACCATCACAAGCAGCCCAACCACTGAGTCAACTACAGTTAGCAGTACATCAgttcctcagtcaaccacagttagcagtacatcagctcctcagtcaaccacagttaacagtacatcagctcctcagtcaCCAACTATTTCAGTTCCACCTCCAACTACTCTGAATGCTGATGATTTCTTCATCATGAAGGCCAGCAGTGAAT CCTACATGGCTACTAAATCCTGCAGTCATGGAGCCTGGTTCATCAGAGTTCTTGTGGCCACATTCTACAAACATTCTTCTCATAGAGATATAGAGAGTCTCTTTAAGATT ATACAGTCACGGGTGAGACAGGTCAGTATGGCGGATCAGAATGCGAGGTCATGTGACACTCAGGGAGGTAATGTACCAACTAGCAGCTGCACCTTTACAAAACTCCGTAAACTCTATCTCTTCCCTGGATTCAGAAAAGACAAGGACTGA